In Centropristis striata isolate RG_2023a ecotype Rhode Island chromosome 15, C.striata_1.0, whole genome shotgun sequence, a genomic segment contains:
- the mat2b gene encoding methionine adenosyltransferase 2 subunit beta isoform X3, which produces MPGLEFGGSEEEEAMVPAPSVLVTGASGLLGRAVCREFQNAGWLVIGTAYRRARPRLLRCDLTDEDAVRALLQEHKPDVVVHCAAERRPDVVERHTEAAVNLNVHATSTLAKEAASCGAFLLYISSDYVFDGRNPPYGEDDTPNPLNIYGRSKLEGERETLRHCPGAVVLRVPVLFGEVESVAESAVTSLWQKVAEATESCTLDHCQQRFPTDARDVAAVCRKLSERDRQDPSIRGIFHFSAKEQMTKYEMAVSIAEAFNLPSSHLIPLTEQLAASALRPINSQLNCSRLELLNLSVTPRPFTSAIIDCLWPFTPDKRWRQTVFH; this is translated from the exons ATGCCGGGATTAGAGTTCGGAGGTTCGGAG GAGGAGGAAGCGATGGTTCCGGCTCCGTCGGTTCTGGTTACCGGGGCGTCGGGTCTGCTGGGTCGAGCCGTCTGCAGAGAGTTTCAGAACGCCGGCTGGTTGGTGATCGGGACGGCTTACAGGAGAGCTAGGCCACGCCTCCTCCGCTGTGACCTCACAGACGAAGACGCTGTCAGAGCACTACTGCAGGAGCACAAG cctgaCGTGGTGGTCCACTGTGCGGCGGAGAGGCGTCCAGACGTGGTGGAGAGACACACCGAAGCAGCCGTCAACCTCAACGTTCACGCCACCAGCACGCTGGCCAAGGAGGCGG CCTCCTGTGGAGCGTTCCTGCTCTACATCAGCAGCGACTACGTCTTTGACGGCAGGAATCCTCCGTACGGAGAAGACGACACGCCAAACCCTCTCAACATCTACGGACGCAGCAAgctggagggggagagagagacactacGCCACTGCCcag GCGCGGTGGTGCTGCGGGTGCCCGTGCTCTTCGGGGAGGTGGAGTCTGTGGCGGAGAgcgctgtgacatcactgtggcAGAAGGTTGCCGAGGCGACGGAGAGCTGCACGCTGGACCACTGCCAGCAGAGGTTTCCTACTGACGCCAGAGACGTAGCAGCTGTCTGCAGGAAGctgtcagagagagacagacag GACCCGTCCATCAGAGGAATATTCCATTTCTCTGCTAAAGAGCAGATGACCAAATATGAGATGGCCGTGTCCATCGCTGAGGCCTTCAACCTGCCGTCCAGCCACCTCATACct ctGACGGAGCAGCTGGCGGCCTCGGCTCTTCGTCCAATCAACAGTCAGCTCAACTGTTCCCGCCTGGAGCTGCTCAACCTGAGCGTCACGCCGCGACCTTTCACCTCCGCCATCATCGACTGTCTCTGGCCCTTCACCCCGGACAAACGCTGGAGACAGACCGTCTtccactga
- the mat2b gene encoding methionine adenosyltransferase 2 subunit beta isoform X2 has translation MSRAGAEHRIIFSPGRVQLLQEEEAMVPAPSVLVTGASGLLGRAVCREFQNAGWLVIGTAYRRARPRLLRCDLTDEDAVRALLQEHKPDVVVHCAAERRPDVVERHTEAAVNLNVHATSTLAKEAASCGAFLLYISSDYVFDGRNPPYGEDDTPNPLNIYGRSKLEGERETLRHCPGAVVLRVPVLFGEVESVAESAVTSLWQKVAEATESCTLDHCQQRFPTDARDVAAVCRKLSERDRQDPSIRGIFHFSAKEQMTKYEMAVSIAEAFNLPSSHLIPLTEQLAASALRPINSQLNCSRLELLNLSVTPRPFTSAIIDCLWPFTPDKRWRQTVFH, from the exons ATGAGCCGCGCAGGCGCAGAACACAGAATTATCTTCAGCCCGGGCCGTGTGCAGCTGCtccag GAGGAGGAAGCGATGGTTCCGGCTCCGTCGGTTCTGGTTACCGGGGCGTCGGGTCTGCTGGGTCGAGCCGTCTGCAGAGAGTTTCAGAACGCCGGCTGGTTGGTGATCGGGACGGCTTACAGGAGAGCTAGGCCACGCCTCCTCCGCTGTGACCTCACAGACGAAGACGCTGTCAGAGCACTACTGCAGGAGCACAAG cctgaCGTGGTGGTCCACTGTGCGGCGGAGAGGCGTCCAGACGTGGTGGAGAGACACACCGAAGCAGCCGTCAACCTCAACGTTCACGCCACCAGCACGCTGGCCAAGGAGGCGG CCTCCTGTGGAGCGTTCCTGCTCTACATCAGCAGCGACTACGTCTTTGACGGCAGGAATCCTCCGTACGGAGAAGACGACACGCCAAACCCTCTCAACATCTACGGACGCAGCAAgctggagggggagagagagacactacGCCACTGCCcag GCGCGGTGGTGCTGCGGGTGCCCGTGCTCTTCGGGGAGGTGGAGTCTGTGGCGGAGAgcgctgtgacatcactgtggcAGAAGGTTGCCGAGGCGACGGAGAGCTGCACGCTGGACCACTGCCAGCAGAGGTTTCCTACTGACGCCAGAGACGTAGCAGCTGTCTGCAGGAAGctgtcagagagagacagacag GACCCGTCCATCAGAGGAATATTCCATTTCTCTGCTAAAGAGCAGATGACCAAATATGAGATGGCCGTGTCCATCGCTGAGGCCTTCAACCTGCCGTCCAGCCACCTCATACct ctGACGGAGCAGCTGGCGGCCTCGGCTCTTCGTCCAATCAACAGTCAGCTCAACTGTTCCCGCCTGGAGCTGCTCAACCTGAGCGTCACGCCGCGACCTTTCACCTCCGCCATCATCGACTGTCTCTGGCCCTTCACCCCGGACAAACGCTGGAGACAGACCGTCTtccactga
- the mat2b gene encoding methionine adenosyltransferase 2 subunit beta isoform X1, producing the protein MSVCLSLYLSVSSWRGRERHYATAQVPVCLSVSMSVCLSLCLSLYLSVSSWRGRERHYATAQVPVCLSVCLDVCLSVSIPVCLKLEGERETLRHCPGTCLSVCLSVCLYVCLSVSIPVCLKLEGERETLRHCPGTCLSVCLYTCLSQAGGGERDTTPLPRYLSVCLSVSIPVCLKLEGERETLRHCPGAVVLRVPVLFGEVESVAESAVTSLWQKVAEATESCTLDHCQQRFPTDARDVAAVCRKLSERDRQDPSIRGIFHFSAKEQMTKYEMAVSIAEAFNLPSSHLIPLTEQLAASALRPINSQLNCSRLELLNLSVTPRPFTSAIIDCLWPFTPDKRWRQTVFH; encoded by the exons atgtctgtctgtctgtctctatacctgtctgtctcaagctggagggggagagagagacactacGCCACTGCCcaggtacctgtctgtctgtctgtctctatgtctgtctgtctgtctctatgtctgtctctatacctgtctgtctcaagctggagggggagagagagacactacGCCACTGCCcaggtacctgtctgtctgtctgtctgtctcgatgtctgtctgtctgtctctatacctgtctgtctcaagctggagggggagagagagacactacGCCACTGCCcaggtacctgtctgtctgtctgtctgtctgtctgtctctatgtctgtctgtctgtctctatacctgtctgtctcaagctggagggggagagagagacactacGCCACTGCCcaggtacctgtctgtctgtctgtctctatacctgtctgtctcaagctggagggggagagagagacactacGCCACTGCCcaggtacctgtctgtctgtctgtctgtctctatacctgtctgtctcaagctggagggggagagagagacactacGCCACTGCCcag GCGCGGTGGTGCTGCGGGTGCCCGTGCTCTTCGGGGAGGTGGAGTCTGTGGCGGAGAgcgctgtgacatcactgtggcAGAAGGTTGCCGAGGCGACGGAGAGCTGCACGCTGGACCACTGCCAGCAGAGGTTTCCTACTGACGCCAGAGACGTAGCAGCTGTCTGCAGGAAGctgtcagagagagacagacag GACCCGTCCATCAGAGGAATATTCCATTTCTCTGCTAAAGAGCAGATGACCAAATATGAGATGGCCGTGTCCATCGCTGAGGCCTTCAACCTGCCGTCCAGCCACCTCATACct ctGACGGAGCAGCTGGCGGCCTCGGCTCTTCGTCCAATCAACAGTCAGCTCAACTGTTCCCGCCTGGAGCTGCTCAACCTGAGCGTCACGCCGCGACCTTTCACCTCCGCCATCATCGACTGTCTCTGGCCCTTCACCCCGGACAAACGCTGGAGACAGACCGTCTtccactga